The genomic segment CTTCTTAATTTCTCCAACCGCAAAATCCCTTGGGTCTAAAACCTTTAAACCGAACTTCCGGGCAACCCGATAACCAGCACCATAACCCAATTCTCCGTGGGTAACCGATGGTCCATCTTCCACAACGCAAACCTTATTTTTATTTTTTGGTATCTCTCCCAAAATCCTTTTCGCCAGTCGGGCGGTGAGCACCTTAGCCTTTGGGTTATATTTTTTGATATTCTTCTGAATCGTCAATAAATCCTCTCGCTTTGCCTCATCCACCTTATTGATAATAATTAAATCAGCGGCTAGAAGCAAGGTCATACCCGGATGATATTTTACCTCATGCCCTGCTCTTAAAGCATCACAGAGGACAATTAAGAAATCCGGCTGATAAAAAGGGAAGTCATTATTCCCACCATCCCAAATAATTAAATCATACTTCTCTGCCTCCGTGAGAATTGCTCCGTAGTCAACCCCAGCCAAAACCGGATTTCCCATTTTCAAATGGGGTTCGTACTCTTCCCGCTCCTCAAAGGTTAAATCATATTTCTCCAAATCCTCCACCGTCTTAAAGACTTGAACCGGTACCTTAAAATCACCATAAACCATCGGATGGCGAACTACGCAGAAATTTACTCCCTTCTCCTTCAAAATCTCGCAAACCCTTCTCGTCGTTGGACTCTTTCCCGCCCCGGTCCGAACCGCACAAATTGCTAAAACCGGTCTTTTCGCCTTCAGTTGGGTTGACTTGGGACCTAAAAGCCAGAAATCACAACCTAAGGATTGGGCAATTGATGCCCTCTCCATAACATAGTCAAAGGAGACATCGGAGTAGGAGAAGACAACAATATCCACCTTTTCTTTTTTGATAATTTTTTTAAGGTCCTTTTCTAAATAGATGGGAATTCCTCTTGGATAGAGAGAGCCCGCCAATTCTTTTGGATAGACCCTCTGCCCAATCCCCGGAATCTGCTCCGCCATCGTAAAACCGACCACATAATATTGAGAATTGTCGCGGAAGAAGACATTAAAATTATGAAAGTCCCGACCACCGGCGCCTAAAATTAAGACCCGTCTCATAACTTCTCCGAAATACTCTTCGCCTGTAAATATAATAAGAGATAATCCCGACCCCCGGCCTTAGAATCTGTTCCCGACATATTGAATCCGCCAAAGGGATGGACACCGACCAATGCTCCGGTGCATTTCCGATTGAAATATAAATTCCCGACGTGGAAAAATCTCTTCGCCATCTCAATCTTCTTCCGGTCTCTGGTGTAAAGGGAACCGGTTAAGCCGTATTTTGTATTATTGGCAATCGCCAGTGCCTCCTCAAAATCCCTTGTCTTGATTACTGCCAAAACCGGACCAAAAATTTCCTCTTGGGCAATTATCGCCTCTGGCTTCACATCGGCAAAGATGGTCGGCTTAATAAAATAACCATCTCCATCCGCTGGTCCACCACCAGTAATTAGCCTTCCTTCCTTCTTACCAATCTCAATGTAATTAAGGATACTCTTAAAGGCGCGCTCGTTAATTACCGGCCCGAGCCAATTTTCAAAATACCGAACATCGCCTACCTTTATCTTATCAACTTTCTCTTTTAACTCCGAGAGGAATTTATCATAAATCCTTTCGTTTAGAATTAACCGACTGCAGGCGGAGCACTTCTGCCCTTGGAAGCCATAAGCCGAAGTTAAAACTCCCTCTAAGGCATCATTAAAATCACAATCCTCTTCCACAATGATACAATCCTTTCCGCCCATCTCCGCAATCACCCTTTTAATCCAAATCTGCTCCGGATTGGTCTTTGCTGCCATCTCATTTATTCTCAAACCGACCGCCATTGAGCCGGTAAAGGAGATGAACCGAGTCTTCGGATGGTTCACTAAATAATCCCCAATCTCGCCTCCTGGTCCGGGGAGATAATTTAATGCCCCAGGGGGCAAACCCGCCTCCTCCATAATCTCACAGAACTTATAACCAATAAGAGGGGCATCCGAAGAAGGCTTTAAGACGACCGTATTACCACAGACCAGAGCGGCTGAGGTCATACCGCAAAGAATTGCCAAGGGAAAGTTCCAGGGGGGAATTACTGCGCCGCAACCAAGTGGGATATAAATTAACTCATTAAATTCACCGGGATAAGATGTTAGGGGTTGTCTTTCCGTATATCTTAAAATCTCCCGACCGTAGAACTCCAAGAAATCAATCGCCTCCGCAGTATCCGCTACCGCCTCCACCCAATTCTTACCCACTTCATAG from the candidate division WOR-3 bacterium genome contains:
- a CDS encoding GTPase yields the protein MRRVLILGAGGRDFHNFNVFFRDNSQYYVVGFTMAEQIPGIGQRVYPKELAGSLYPRGIPIYLEKDLKKIIKKEKVDIVVFSYSDVSFDYVMERASIAQSLGCDFWLLGPKSTQLKAKRPVLAICAVRTGAGKSPTTRRVCEILKEKGVNFCVVRHPMVYGDFKVPVQVFKTVEDLEKYDLTFEEREEYEPHLKMGNPVLAGVDYGAILTEAEKYDLIIWDGGNNDFPFYQPDFLIVLCDALRAGHEVKYHPGMTLLLAADLIIINKVDEAKREDLLTIQKNIKKYNPKAKVLTARLAKRILGEIPKNKNKVCVVEDGPSVTHGELGYGAGYRVARKFGLKVLDPRDFAVGEIKKAFERYPHLKEVIPALGYKDKQVRDLKRTINRSGCDFIISATPITLAHILKINQPIIQIEYLLREKKGNLKRALLDFLKRVF
- the pruA gene encoding L-glutamate gamma-semialdehyde dehydrogenase; translated protein: MVSDFKNEPLFDFSNSEIRKSFEEALERVRKDFGKEYPLIIGGKRIFPKDGREVFSSYNPSKRGEIIATFPKATIADCDNAIKVGNEVFKEYAQLSPESRACILFRAANIMRKRKAELSATMVYEVGKNWVEAVADTAEAIDFLEFYGREILRYTERQPLTSYPGEFNELIYIPLGCGAVIPPWNFPLAILCGMTSAALVCGNTVVLKPSSDAPLIGYKFCEIMEEAGLPPGALNYLPGPGGEIGDYLVNHPKTRFISFTGSMAVGLRINEMAAKTNPEQIWIKRVIAEMGGKDCIIVEEDCDFNDALEGVLTSAYGFQGQKCSACSRLILNERIYDKFLSELKEKVDKIKVGDVRYFENWLGPVINERAFKSILNYIEIGKKEGRLITGGGPADGDGYFIKPTIFADVKPEAIIAQEEIFGPVLAVIKTRDFEEALAIANNTKYGLTGSLYTRDRKKIEMAKRFFHVGNLYFNRKCTGALVGVHPFGGFNMSGTDSKAGGRDYLLLYLQAKSISEKL